A single region of the Brachypodium distachyon strain Bd21 chromosome 3, Brachypodium_distachyon_v3.0, whole genome shotgun sequence genome encodes:
- the LOC100833402 gene encoding probable protein phosphatase 2C 12: MGICASSERLEQQGQEADENIVYVMDEQGGGGGGASSPRKVASLFSQKGKKGPNQDAVILCQGFGMEEGVFCGVFDGHGRCGHLISKLVRDYLPFMVLSHRNALLLADADDDPVFSDASPSSSSTGCSGGSSPQHPSQLLEEWREACTNAFNAMDNELKLQAGMDCSFSGTTAVCAIKQGKDLIIANLGDSRAVLATMSGTGFLKAVQLTTDQKPCVPQEAERIKRSEGRVFALKEEPGVMRVWLPGEDCPGLAMARALGDARLKRHGVISTPQVTGHRVTAADLFIILATDGVWDVLSNEEVVSIVCATPRKQHASKAVVEAAVQRWKTKYPSSRVDDCSAVCLFLQDPRWGAAAACRKAGGGLV; encoded by the exons ATGGGGATCTGCGCGTCTTCGGAGCGCCTGGAGCAGCAGGGGCAGGAGGCCGACGAGAACATCGTGTACGTGATGGACGAGcaaggcgggggcggcggcggcgcgtcgtcGCCGAGGAAGGTGGCCTCCCTCTTCTCCCAGAAGGGCAAGAAAGGGCCCAACCAGGACGCCGTCATCCTCTGCCAG GGGTTCGGCATGGAGGAGGGTGTGTTCTGCGGGGTGTTCGACGGGCACGGCAGGTGCGGGCACCTGATCAGCAAGCTGGTGCGGGACTACCTGCCCTTCATGGTGCTGAGCCACCGGAACGCGCTGCTCCttgccgacgccgacgacgacccGGTGTTCAGCGACGCGTCGCCGTCGTCATCCTCCACgggctgcagcggcggctcgTCGCCGCAGCACCCGTcgcagctgctggaggagtGGCGGGAGGCGTGCACCAACGCGTTCAACGCCATGGACAACGAGCTGAAGCTGCAGGCCGGCATGGACTGCTCCTTCAGCGGCACCACTGCCGTCTGCGCCATCAAGCAAGGGAAGGACCTCATCATCGCCAACCTCGGCGACTCCCGCGCCGTGCTCGCCACCATGTCGGGCACTGGCTTCCTCAAGGCCGTCCAGCTCACCACCGACCAGAAGCCCTGCGTCCCCC aggaggcggagaggaTAAAGAGGAGCGAGGGGCGGGTGTTCGCGCTGAAGGAGGAGCCGGGGGTGATGAGGGTGTGGCTGCCGGGGGAGGACTGCCCGGGTTTGGCGATGGCGAGGGCGCTGGGGGACGCGAGGCTGAAGCGGCACGGGGTGATCTCGACGCCGCAGGTGACGGGGCACAGGGTCACGGCGGCGGACCTGTTCATCATCCTGGCCACGGACGGGGTGTGGGACGTGCTCAGCAACGAGGAGGTGGTGTCCATCGTCTGCGCCACGCCCAGGAAGCAGCACGCCTCCAAGGCCGTCGTCGAGGCCGCCGTGCAGAGGTGGAAGACCAAGTACCCGTCGTCGCGCGTCGACGACTGCTCCGCCGTCTGCCTCTTCCTCCAGGACCCCAGgtggggcgccgccgccgcgtgcagGAAGGCCGGCGGTGGTCTAGTTTAG